A window of Halodesulfovibrio aestuarii DSM 17919 = ATCC 29578 contains these coding sequences:
- the modA gene encoding molybdate ABC transporter substrate-binding protein: MKLLLTLMMVLCVSLPAHAQAADLVIAQAANFMPAMKEIIPAFEKETGLKVQATYTSTGKLYGQIINGAPFDLFLAADTRRPEKLFTDDLAMEPFIYAKGRIVLWTLNKKLCATPWKEAIQSPAVTHVAIANTETAPYGTVAKIALENEQLWTTIQPKLAIGQSISQVFQYVATGSADAGFCAYSYMFTPEGKNGCFVQVKEAPKVIQKACILKSSENKQAAQKFVTFLSSSTVTAIKNKYGYE, from the coding sequence ATGAAACTACTGCTTACACTTATGATGGTCCTCTGTGTCTCGCTTCCTGCGCATGCTCAGGCAGCCGATCTTGTCATTGCTCAGGCGGCAAATTTTATGCCTGCGATGAAAGAGATAATCCCTGCTTTTGAAAAAGAAACCGGGCTCAAAGTACAGGCAACGTATACCTCAACAGGCAAACTATACGGACAAATTATCAACGGTGCTCCCTTTGATCTGTTTCTTGCCGCGGACACTCGACGTCCGGAAAAATTATTCACAGATGATCTTGCCATGGAGCCGTTCATCTATGCTAAAGGCCGTATTGTACTCTGGACCCTCAACAAAAAACTATGTGCAACGCCATGGAAAGAGGCCATCCAATCTCCTGCCGTTACCCATGTTGCCATTGCTAACACGGAAACAGCCCCATACGGCACTGTAGCGAAAATTGCTTTAGAAAACGAACAGCTCTGGACAACTATCCAGCCTAAACTTGCCATCGGACAGTCAATATCTCAAGTGTTCCAGTATGTGGCTACTGGCTCAGCAGACGCAGGTTTTTGTGCATATTCATATATGTTCACCCCTGAGGGAAAAAATGGCTGCTTTGTACAAGTAAAAGAAGCACCGAAAGTTATCCAAAAAGCATGCATTCTCAAAAGTTCAGAGAATAAACAGGCTGCTCAGAAATTTGTTACATTCCTTAGTTCTTCAACAGTAACAGCCATCAAAAACAAATACGGGTACGAATAA
- the modB gene encoding molybdate ABC transporter permease subunit, with translation MTLEPLLLSAKLAFCTMVLIPLLAFPPAYFLAFGKCRGKSILDALITLPMVIPPTVLGFGLLILMTPTGAVGSTWKSLTGDRLIFSFAGILFASLVFNLPFAVQPLRASFEKLDKRLLESAAVLGLSPFQTFYRVVLPNCVSGIVASSILVFAHSLGEFGVILMVGGSIPGRTQVASIAIFEAVEALRYDDAIYMSAALVPVCFVFLIVINAVNGRQQS, from the coding sequence ATGACGCTAGAGCCCCTACTCCTCTCAGCTAAACTAGCGTTTTGTACTATGGTGCTCATTCCGTTACTGGCCTTTCCTCCTGCATATTTTTTAGCATTTGGAAAATGCAGAGGGAAAAGCATACTGGATGCTCTCATAACATTGCCCATGGTTATCCCCCCCACAGTTCTCGGTTTCGGGTTGCTTATTCTCATGACACCCACCGGAGCTGTGGGCTCAACATGGAAGAGCCTGACAGGCGACAGGCTCATCTTCAGCTTTGCGGGCATTTTGTTTGCGTCTCTTGTTTTTAACCTGCCCTTTGCCGTACAGCCGCTTAGGGCCTCTTTCGAGAAACTGGACAAACGCTTGCTGGAAAGCGCAGCGGTGTTAGGACTGTCTCCATTTCAAACATTTTACCGTGTCGTACTCCCAAACTGTGTAAGCGGCATTGTGGCAAGTTCCATTTTAGTGTTCGCCCACAGTCTTGGGGAGTTCGGCGTTATTCTCATGGTGGGTGGCAGCATTCCCGGTCGTACTCAGGTTGCGTCCATTGCAATTTTTGAAGCAGTTGAAGCACTACGTTATGACGACGCCATCTACATGTCTGCAGCCCTCGTGCCTGTGTGTTTCGTTTTTCTCATAGTCATCAATGCAGTCAACGGGAGGCAGCAGTCATGA
- a CDS encoding ATP-binding cassette domain-containing protein, translated as MTLSLSVSKQLENITVQLETSCPSNTLTAIVGPSGSGKTTLIRMLAGLETPDSGTITCNDAVWFSSTNGVTVPPQSRRVGLVFQDYTLFPHLTVEKNILFAAVTPKTVPDLLQTFGIEHIKHKKPHSISGGERQRAAFCQALAREPVALLLDEPFSALDVTTRRKLQHLLLEIKTRLPIPIIHVTHDLEEATMLGDTIIAMEQGKVSPNWLNTQLLAAHHAAQAPLPYEQCHTCSVNTLNLNTISNEKQNASTR; from the coding sequence ATGACGCTTTCACTTTCCGTGTCCAAACAACTTGAGAATATTACCGTACAGCTTGAGACTAGTTGTCCGTCTAATACGCTTACAGCTATTGTCGGCCCATCCGGTTCAGGGAAAACGACTCTTATCCGCATGCTTGCCGGACTTGAAACTCCGGACAGCGGCACCATAACCTGTAACGACGCTGTTTGGTTTTCCAGCACAAACGGTGTGACCGTTCCCCCGCAATCTCGACGTGTAGGACTTGTTTTTCAGGATTACACCCTTTTCCCGCATCTTACGGTTGAAAAGAATATTCTTTTTGCCGCAGTAACGCCGAAGACTGTACCTGATTTATTGCAGACATTCGGCATTGAGCACATAAAACACAAAAAACCGCACTCCATTTCCGGTGGAGAGCGGCAGCGGGCAGCGTTCTGTCAGGCGTTGGCACGGGAACCTGTTGCACTATTATTAGATGAGCCGTTTTCTGCTCTTGACGTAACGACACGGCGGAAACTTCAACACCTGCTGTTAGAAATCAAAACACGACTTCCTATTCCCATTATTCATGTGACACATGATTTGGAAGAAGCTACAATGCTTGGCGATACAATCATTGCGATGGAACAGGGAAAAGTCTCACCAAACTGGTTGAATACACAATTGCTTGCGGCGCACCATGCCGCACAGGCACCCCTCCCATACGAACAATGCCATACCTGTAGCGTCAACACCCTAAATTTGAACACGATTTCAAACGAGAAACAAAATGCAAGCACTAGATAG
- a CDS encoding Rossmann-like domain-containing protein translates to MQALDSIRTQVISHWKELNILQEKIIVSAKPLTPEEAIGTPDDTDYPIQQGKEYLMEATFNGHKGQAFTGNRGTFSGTLADVAALPLTNDLNRAVFIATLNAVGSAYDNTTNTIHCKDNEPKQCAQQLREFIQQKYGKCRITIIGFQPAMAEALQAGFEVRLIDLDPKNIGQVKRGVLIEGKEKTDDAVQWADLLLVTGTTLANNSIDLFLTEKPVIFYGTTIAGAAPYMNWERFCPMSK, encoded by the coding sequence ATGCAAGCACTAGATAGCATCCGCACTCAAGTCATTTCCCACTGGAAGGAACTGAATATTCTTCAGGAAAAAATTATTGTCTCCGCCAAGCCTCTTACACCAGAAGAAGCTATCGGCACCCCAGATGATACGGACTATCCTATCCAGCAAGGCAAAGAATATTTAATGGAAGCTACATTCAACGGTCATAAAGGTCAGGCGTTCACTGGCAACCGTGGCACTTTTTCAGGAACACTTGCAGATGTTGCCGCCCTTCCACTTACCAACGACCTTAACCGCGCCGTTTTTATCGCCACTCTCAATGCTGTAGGCAGTGCGTATGACAACACAACCAATACGATTCATTGCAAAGACAATGAACCCAAGCAGTGCGCACAACAACTTCGTGAATTTATCCAGCAGAAATACGGTAAATGTCGCATCACCATTATCGGCTTTCAACCCGCAATGGCTGAAGCACTTCAGGCGGGATTTGAGGTTCGCCTTATCGACCTTGACCCTAAAAATATCGGGCAGGTAAAACGGGGCGTACTTATTGAAGGAAAAGAAAAAACAGACGATGCCGTTCAATGGGCAGACCTTCTGTTAGTAACAGGCACCACCCTTGCGAACAATTCTATTGACCTTTTTCTCACTGAAAAGCCGGTTATCTTTTATGGAACCACCATCGCCGGTGCGGCACCATACATGAACTGGGAACGCTTCTGCCCTATGAGCAAATAA
- a CDS encoding winged helix-turn-helix domain-containing protein, with amino-acid sequence MQGNEVRYKFWLEKDGEMLFGTGGAVLLEKIDALGSLSGASKELGMSYRRAWGRLKKLEQSIGEDLVTKVGGNKKGYRLTETGRRFISSYREAEKKMDKAAQGILKSCFGWVR; translated from the coding sequence ATGCAAGGGAATGAGGTGAGGTACAAATTTTGGTTGGAGAAAGATGGTGAAATGCTCTTTGGCACTGGTGGTGCTGTGCTACTTGAAAAAATTGATGCGTTGGGTTCTCTTTCAGGAGCGTCGAAAGAATTAGGTATGTCATATAGACGGGCTTGGGGGCGCTTAAAAAAATTGGAGCAAAGTATAGGGGAAGATTTAGTAACAAAAGTTGGAGGGAACAAAAAAGGATACCGCCTTACAGAGACTGGAAGACGGTTTATTTCATCCTATAGGGAAGCGGAAAAGAAAATGGATAAGGCGGCACAGGGTATATTGAAGAGTTGTTTTGGGTGGGTTCGGTAG
- a CDS encoding molybdopterin-binding protein, with the protein MQAVPVQNAIGMVLCHDITRIVPGESKGPAFKKGHIVTEEDIPTLLDIGKEHLYVLDLAENQIHENEAAIRIAKAVSGDGITLSDVSEGRVNLIASKGLLSIDVEKVHQINAIEEVVLSTMHNGLHVLSERPIAGTRIVPLVTDRSKIEEVEAVCAKGGPVIQIKPFKHHKVGVVTTGSEVYNGRITDKFGPVIRKKFHELGSNVVEQVFVPDDQQMTTNAINSFLNEGMDFVVVTGGMSVDPDDRTPASIRDTGADVVTYGSPTFPGAMFMLAYKDGRPIIGLPGCVMYYRASIFDLIVPRILAGETITRRDITNLGHGGFCAGCDTCHFPLCSFGKSS; encoded by the coding sequence ATGCAGGCAGTTCCAGTTCAAAATGCTATTGGTATGGTTCTCTGTCACGACATCACTCGAATCGTTCCGGGTGAAAGTAAAGGCCCTGCGTTTAAGAAAGGCCACATCGTTACAGAAGAGGATATTCCTACCCTTCTTGATATCGGAAAAGAGCATCTCTACGTGCTTGATCTTGCCGAAAACCAGATTCACGAAAACGAAGCGGCTATCCGCATTGCCAAAGCCGTTTCCGGTGATGGCATCACTCTAAGTGATGTTTCTGAAGGAAGGGTAAACCTTATTGCAAGCAAAGGTCTGCTGTCCATTGATGTTGAGAAAGTACATCAAATCAATGCAATTGAAGAAGTTGTACTTTCCACAATGCACAATGGCTTGCATGTTCTGTCAGAACGACCAATTGCTGGTACCCGCATTGTTCCTCTTGTTACCGACAGGTCAAAAATTGAAGAAGTAGAAGCTGTTTGCGCCAAGGGCGGCCCTGTTATTCAGATTAAGCCGTTCAAACACCATAAAGTAGGGGTGGTTACTACCGGTAGCGAAGTCTACAATGGTAGAATTACAGACAAGTTCGGGCCTGTAATCCGTAAAAAATTTCACGAACTCGGGTCAAACGTTGTGGAACAGGTTTTTGTTCCCGACGATCAACAAATGACAACAAATGCCATTAACTCATTCTTGAATGAAGGTATGGATTTTGTTGTTGTCACAGGCGGTATGTCCGTTGACCCTGATGACAGAACCCCCGCCAGTATCCGCGACACCGGAGCAGATGTAGTTACCTACGGCTCCCCAACCTTCCCCGGTGCCATGTTTATGCTCGCCTACAAGGATGGCCGACCTATTATCGGACTTCCCGGCTGCGTCATGTATTACCGCGCCAGTATCTTTGATCTCATTGTACCACGCATTCTCGCAGGCGAAACCATTACCCGTAGAGATATTACGAACCTAGGACACGGCGGCTTTTGTGCCGGTTGCGACACATGCCACTTTCCGCTCTGTTCCTTTGGTAAATCGTCATAA
- a CDS encoding molybdopterin-dependent aldehyde oxidoreductase: MLKKMLHVNGVDRMVICDQDDSLANVLRENLGITSVKVGCGQGQCGSCTVVVDGKLKRTCTLKMKRVAENTKIVTVEGVGTPTCLHPIQLAWIAHGGAQCGFCTPGFIVSSYALLLENQSPSREDIRDWFQKHRNACRCTGYKPLVDAVMDAAAVIRGDKTREELMKDVPVEGRILGTKYPRPSAVAKVTGTLDYGADLGIKLPGDTLRLALVQAEVSHAKIISIDTSEAEKMDGVKKIITHKDVKGKNRITGLITFPSNKGDGWDRPILCDEKVFQYGDTLAIVCADTEKHAKAAAAKVKVELEQLPEYMSAPEAMQDDAMEIHPGTPNIYYIQNIAKGNETAPIFKDADVTIEGDYYVGRQPHMPIEPDVGFAYRNDKGKLVIHSKSIGMHLHAAMIAPGLGEDVENLVMVQNPTGGTFGYKFSATMEALVGVACIATGKPVFLNYTWHQQQTYTPKRSPFFMNVRLAADKEGKLLGMETDWSVDHGPYSEFGDLLTLRGAQFIGAGYNIPNIRGEGRTVCTNHAWGSAFRGFGSPQSEFASEVLMDELAEKIGMDPLEIRYKNAYRKGSTTPTGQDPEVYSIPDIIDTIRPKYEEAKKRAAELSTPEVKRGVGIALGVYGSGLDGPDTADADVELDAQGCVTVYTTWHDHGQGADIGAQTTAHEALSPMGIPAEKVKVCLNDTSKCPNGGPAGGSRSQVVVGRAIKSACEALVESMKKADGSYYTYEEMVEKKIPTRASGKWTAPCTDCDENSQGNPFACYMYGMFLAEVSVELATGKTKVDKMTAVADIGTIMNKLVVDGQMYGGLAQAIGLALTEDYEDIKKHSTMIGAGLPFAKDIPDDMELVYIESKRPEGPFGASGVGELPLTSPHAAIINAIYNACGARIRHLPARPEKVLAELNK, encoded by the coding sequence ATGCTTAAAAAAATGCTCCATGTTAACGGCGTAGACCGGATGGTCATATGTGACCAAGACGACTCGCTTGCAAATGTACTACGCGAAAATCTTGGAATCACCAGTGTTAAGGTCGGTTGCGGACAAGGACAGTGCGGTAGCTGTACTGTTGTTGTAGATGGCAAGCTCAAACGCACTTGTACTTTAAAAATGAAGCGCGTTGCTGAGAACACCAAAATTGTTACGGTAGAAGGGGTGGGCACCCCTACATGCTTGCACCCTATTCAGCTTGCATGGATTGCTCATGGTGGCGCACAGTGCGGGTTCTGTACACCTGGTTTCATAGTTTCTTCCTACGCACTGTTGCTTGAAAATCAGTCTCCTAGTCGTGAAGACATTCGTGACTGGTTCCAGAAGCATCGTAACGCATGTCGTTGCACAGGCTACAAACCACTTGTTGATGCAGTTATGGATGCAGCAGCTGTAATTCGCGGAGACAAGACCCGTGAAGAATTAATGAAAGACGTACCGGTTGAAGGCCGCATTCTTGGCACTAAATACCCTCGTCCTTCCGCTGTAGCAAAAGTTACCGGCACCCTCGATTATGGTGCAGATCTTGGCATCAAACTTCCAGGTGACACTCTCCGTCTCGCTTTAGTACAGGCAGAAGTATCACACGCGAAAATTATTTCCATTGACACTTCCGAAGCTGAAAAAATGGATGGCGTCAAAAAAATCATTACTCATAAAGATGTTAAAGGTAAAAACCGCATAACCGGTCTTATTACCTTCCCAAGCAACAAAGGTGATGGTTGGGATCGTCCTATTTTGTGTGATGAAAAAGTATTCCAGTACGGTGATACTCTTGCTATCGTTTGTGCTGATACTGAAAAGCATGCAAAAGCTGCTGCTGCAAAAGTAAAAGTAGAACTCGAACAGCTGCCAGAATACATGAGCGCTCCTGAAGCAATGCAGGATGATGCTATGGAAATTCATCCTGGCACTCCTAATATTTACTACATACAAAACATTGCCAAAGGCAACGAAACTGCACCGATTTTTAAAGATGCAGACGTAACGATTGAAGGCGATTACTATGTTGGCCGTCAGCCACATATGCCTATCGAACCGGACGTAGGCTTTGCATACCGTAACGATAAAGGCAAACTCGTTATCCATTCCAAATCTATCGGCATGCACCTGCACGCTGCTATGATTGCTCCTGGTCTTGGTGAAGATGTTGAGAATCTCGTTATGGTTCAAAACCCAACAGGTGGTACTTTCGGGTACAAATTCAGTGCAACCATGGAAGCTCTTGTTGGTGTTGCATGTATTGCAACTGGTAAACCAGTGTTCCTGAATTACACATGGCACCAGCAGCAAACGTATACTCCAAAGCGTTCTCCATTCTTTATGAATGTTCGTCTAGCTGCTGACAAAGAAGGTAAACTCCTTGGTATGGAAACTGACTGGTCTGTTGACCACGGTCCATACTCTGAATTCGGTGACCTCCTCACCCTTCGCGGTGCTCAGTTCATCGGCGCAGGCTATAACATTCCGAATATCCGAGGCGAAGGTCGTACTGTTTGTACAAACCACGCTTGGGGCTCTGCATTCCGTGGATTCGGCTCACCGCAGTCTGAATTTGCATCTGAAGTTCTCATGGACGAACTTGCTGAAAAAATTGGCATGGACCCATTAGAAATTCGTTACAAAAACGCATACCGTAAGGGTTCCACAACCCCTACAGGTCAAGATCCTGAAGTCTACAGCATTCCTGATATTATCGACACAATCCGTCCTAAATATGAAGAAGCGAAAAAACGCGCAGCAGAACTTTCCACACCGGAAGTCAAACGCGGCGTAGGTATCGCTCTTGGTGTTTACGGTTCCGGTCTTGATGGCCCTGATACCGCTGACGCTGATGTTGAATTAGATGCTCAGGGTTGTGTAACCGTGTACACCACATGGCACGATCATGGTCAGGGTGCAGACATCGGTGCACAGACAACAGCCCATGAAGCATTATCCCCAATGGGTATTCCAGCAGAAAAAGTAAAAGTGTGCCTCAACGACACTAGCAAATGCCCGAATGGTGGCCCAGCTGGTGGTTCTCGTTCTCAGGTTGTTGTTGGACGGGCCATCAAATCAGCATGTGAAGCACTTGTTGAATCCATGAAAAAAGCTGATGGCTCTTACTACACCTATGAAGAAATGGTTGAGAAGAAAATCCCTACACGTGCCAGTGGTAAATGGACTGCTCCTTGTACTGATTGTGACGAAAACAGTCAGGGTAACCCATTTGCTTGTTACATGTATGGCATGTTCCTCGCTGAAGTTAGTGTTGAGTTGGCTACAGGTAAAACGAAAGTTGATAAAATGACTGCGGTCGCTGACATTGGTACCATCATGAACAAACTTGTTGTTGATGGACAGATGTATGGTGGTCTTGCTCAGGCTATCGGCCTTGCGCTTACAGAAGACTATGAAGATATCAAAAAGCATTCAACGATGATTGGTGCCGGTCTTCCATTCGCCAAAGATATTCCAGACGACATGGAACTCGTATACATTGAGTCCAAACGTCCAGAGGGTCCTTTCGGTGCATCCGGTGTTGGTGAACTTCCACTCACCAGCCCACACGCAGCTATCATCAACGCTATCTACAACGCTTGTGGCGCACGTATCCGCCATTTGCCTGCACGTCCTGAAAAAGTACTCGCAGAGCTCAACAAGTAA
- a CDS encoding pyridine nucleotide-disulfide oxidoreductase/dicluster-binding protein, which yields MEQHELRQWEAQCTQEDAPHCQAQCPLHIDVRTFCKKMAAGKINEAWAVLYKSMPMPHITANICNGLCMETCLRKDLGGSINMPELESYCAANATKNPPVRPLPSKGKRVLIIGGGLSALAAAWDLAKKGISPTILSTEAYDDVASNIPEKAFEQHEQAMKKLGVLFSSEELPEDLAEICTKWDAVLLATSEVANQYPCELINPKTLQTNISSVFTVPFPCIATSIERIALGRTLALSAERSIQNVSLTAGRDTEGPYQSRLQTAVSSVSSLPRLPAGDEGYDEATAMLEAGRCLQCECMQCVNNCVYLAEFKSYPKVYARHIYNNAAIVMGTRHANKMINSCMLCGLCEEICPEDFAVQNLCLTARQEMVADSTMPPSAHEFALRDMAFANTAGMLAKNAPSASASTYAFFPGCQLPAISPHLVESTYNYLRDSLEEPVGLFIHCCGAPAHWAGQKDLTEATTRQILQQWEIMGKPELITGCPTCASMFAELLPQIPTRSLWEVLEEVGLPAKARMPQQPYVLHDPCSTRHDEPMRAHVRAIIEKLAVSITEPRLSGLLTECCGFGGLLDSANPELSRKASQHRAETLSACTEDEQDVLTYCAMCRDMLARTGKRTIHLLDILFPNCNAALSCCDADPATIPVTGFSDRRENRIRLKEHLLTTVWGEAESVTKENAPTITYTEQAAANMEERRILRSDIRKVVDYVEATNSSLFNTQTQRNVASFRPVGVTYWIEYTKDNDAYCIHNVWSHRMQIIPPK from the coding sequence ATGGAACAACACGAATTACGCCAGTGGGAAGCACAATGCACGCAAGAAGATGCGCCGCACTGTCAAGCCCAGTGTCCTTTGCACATTGATGTCCGCACCTTCTGTAAAAAAATGGCTGCGGGTAAAATTAATGAAGCATGGGCTGTTTTGTATAAAAGCATGCCGATGCCGCATATTACCGCCAATATATGCAATGGGTTATGTATGGAGACATGCCTTCGCAAAGATCTTGGCGGCAGCATTAATATGCCGGAGCTTGAAAGCTATTGTGCTGCAAATGCAACTAAAAACCCGCCAGTACGTCCACTTCCTTCTAAAGGCAAGCGTGTACTCATTATTGGCGGAGGACTTTCTGCATTAGCTGCTGCGTGGGACCTTGCTAAAAAGGGTATCAGTCCCACTATCCTTTCAACAGAAGCGTATGACGATGTTGCATCCAATATTCCTGAAAAAGCATTTGAGCAGCATGAACAAGCGATGAAAAAACTCGGGGTTCTCTTCTCCAGCGAGGAATTACCCGAAGATCTAGCCGAAATCTGCACCAAATGGGATGCTGTCCTGCTTGCAACATCTGAAGTAGCAAACCAGTATCCGTGCGAGCTTATTAACCCGAAGACATTACAAACAAATATTTCTTCTGTATTCACTGTTCCGTTCCCTTGTATTGCTACCTCGATAGAACGTATTGCCCTTGGCAGAACGTTAGCATTATCTGCGGAACGGTCTATACAGAATGTATCCCTCACAGCAGGGAGAGACACTGAAGGGCCATACCAATCCCGCCTGCAAACTGCAGTATCGTCTGTCTCTTCACTTCCACGTCTTCCTGCAGGTGATGAGGGATATGATGAAGCGACGGCTATGCTGGAAGCCGGAAGGTGCCTACAATGCGAATGTATGCAGTGCGTAAACAACTGTGTGTATCTGGCAGAATTCAAAAGCTACCCTAAAGTATACGCGCGGCATATATACAACAATGCCGCAATCGTTATGGGGACACGACATGCCAACAAAATGATCAACTCCTGCATGTTGTGTGGTCTTTGCGAAGAAATTTGTCCTGAAGACTTTGCAGTCCAGAATCTCTGCCTGACAGCACGACAAGAGATGGTGGCAGATTCCACAATGCCACCTTCTGCACATGAATTTGCACTCCGCGATATGGCATTTGCCAATACTGCGGGTATGCTCGCAAAGAATGCACCTTCCGCTTCCGCTAGCACGTACGCCTTCTTTCCGGGATGTCAGCTTCCTGCAATTTCGCCGCATCTTGTTGAAAGCACATATAATTATCTACGCGATTCTCTGGAAGAGCCGGTGGGGTTATTTATCCATTGTTGCGGAGCTCCTGCACACTGGGCAGGACAAAAAGATCTGACGGAGGCAACAACGCGCCAGATTCTTCAGCAATGGGAGATCATGGGAAAACCGGAACTCATTACCGGTTGTCCAACATGCGCCTCTATGTTTGCAGAACTACTGCCACAGATTCCAACCCGATCTTTATGGGAAGTTCTTGAAGAAGTAGGTCTACCTGCAAAAGCCCGCATGCCACAACAGCCATATGTACTGCATGACCCGTGTTCAACCCGCCATGACGAACCTATGCGCGCACATGTTCGTGCCATCATAGAAAAGCTTGCCGTTTCGATTACAGAACCACGTCTTTCCGGTTTATTAACAGAATGTTGTGGTTTTGGGGGATTGCTTGACTCTGCCAACCCTGAGCTTTCCCGCAAGGCATCTCAGCACAGGGCAGAAACCCTCTCTGCATGCACAGAAGATGAACAGGATGTGCTCACGTATTGCGCCATGTGCCGCGACATGCTTGCAAGAACAGGCAAACGTACAATTCACCTGCTGGATATTCTTTTTCCGAATTGTAATGCTGCCCTTTCATGCTGCGATGCTGACCCCGCAACCATACCTGTTACAGGTTTTTCAGACCGCCGCGAGAACCGTATACGCCTCAAGGAGCATCTGCTCACGACAGTATGGGGCGAGGCGGAATCTGTCACAAAAGAAAACGCACCAACAATCACATACACGGAACAAGCAGCAGCCAATATGGAAGAGCGGCGAATTCTGCGAAGCGATATTCGCAAAGTTGTGGACTATGTAGAAGCGACTAATTCAAGTTTATTCAACACACAAACCCAACGCAACGTTGCCAGCTTCCGCCCTGTAGGTGTTACCTACTGGATCGAATATACGAAAGATAATGACGCATACTGCATCCACAATGTCTGGTCACACCGTATGCAGATTATTCCTCCAAAATAA
- a CDS encoding DVU_1557 family redox protein, with protein sequence MNTLQVLHDDFSHWKCTQCNEQLVFTAVELVYLESKFSVELPTCPACGYVLIPESLATSKMAEVEQLLEDK encoded by the coding sequence ATGAATACGCTACAGGTTTTACACGACGATTTTTCTCATTGGAAATGCACACAGTGCAATGAACAGCTCGTTTTTACGGCCGTGGAACTGGTGTATCTTGAAAGTAAATTTTCGGTTGAATTACCCACCTGTCCCGCGTGCGGCTATGTGCTCATTCCTGAATCTCTCGCCACAAGTAAAATGGCAGAAGTGGAACAATTACTGGAAGATAAATGA
- the trsM gene encoding DVU_1556 family methyltransferase has protein sequence MSTPLWQHPLMATLEDGALRPGGLSLTRKTYDNLKISSPMRVLDAGCGTGITGKFLQQEYSAIVTGLDLSYQNTLQTRERQLPVVQGTVEQLPFPNATFHIVNCDCVLSLSNSLETTILEFSRVLCAGGTLLLSDLYRRKEQTEQTVATPNISSEVAPIPVNSESENNSCSCSSSPLQLKKLFAALTQAGFVHTSSTDCTKELKELTAKLIFSGIAPCCQSDANTADSRTKTFDKSIGYIQIRALKKE, from the coding sequence ATGAGTACTCCGCTTTGGCAGCATCCTCTCATGGCAACATTGGAAGATGGCGCACTTCGTCCCGGTGGGCTTTCACTTACCCGCAAGACCTACGATAATTTGAAGATTTCATCTCCTATGCGTGTTCTGGATGCCGGATGCGGCACCGGAATCACAGGTAAATTTCTTCAACAAGAATATAGCGCTATTGTCACGGGACTTGACCTTTCCTATCAAAACACGCTGCAAACTCGTGAAAGACAACTCCCTGTCGTACAAGGAACCGTGGAACAACTTCCATTTCCAAACGCGACATTTCACATAGTCAACTGCGACTGCGTCCTCTCCCTCAGCAATTCTCTGGAAACAACTATTTTAGAATTCTCACGGGTACTCTGCGCTGGTGGCACACTGCTTCTTTCTGACCTCTACAGGCGTAAGGAACAGACAGAACAAACGGTAGCAACGCCCAATATATCTTCTGAGGTAGCACCAATTCCCGTTAATTCAGAATCCGAAAACAACAGCTGTAGCTGTAGTAGTTCACCGCTTCAACTTAAAAAACTTTTTGCTGCGCTTACACAAGCAGGTTTTGTGCACACAAGCAGCACTGACTGCACAAAAGAGCTGAAAGAGCTGACAGCGAAACTTATTTTCTCCGGCATTGCACCGTGCTGCCAAAGCGATGCAAATACCGCGGACAGCCGCACGAAAACTTTCGATAAAAGTATCGGGTACATCCAAATTAGAGCCTTAAAAAAGGAATGA